The following coding sequences lie in one Capnocytophaga stomatis genomic window:
- a CDS encoding YfhO family protein yields MKKLIPHFVAIGLFIVISLAFFYPVLQGKAIFQSDIVQYTGMAKERNDFRASEKKESYWTNSAFGGMPTYQLGANYPYDFIKKVDKAIRFLPRPADYLFLYFIGFYILLLTLKIDTRTAFLGAVAFGFSTYLIIILGVGHNAKAHAIGYFAPILAGILLVFNKKYFWGGLLTALALALEINANHFQMTYYLMLLVLILGGFMLYKSLKTKTIPQFLKAKAVLLVAALLSLLSNATSLLATQEYTKWSTRGKSELTITPEGTPKTNNGLSKEYITEYSYGIAESLNLIVPRLFGGSNNEALGENSNTYQFLVKQGVPSSQALEFADGLPTYWGNQPIVAAPAYIGAVIFFLFVLSLFLVKGYKKWWLLGGTIMALLLSWGKNFGFLTDLMIDYFPLYDKFRAVSSIQVILELCVPILAMLGLYQFTKNNSEENKKPLFYSLCISLGILLLLFLTKGFFDFKGVSDALYEQYYGKEVVAMIMEDRQSIYTSDLLRTIFFILLTTLALFLYQNSKIPKWGMQLALLLLVILDLGGVANRYVNSSDFVQARQMLQPFQVTQADSQILEDESYFRVYEPEVGINGARTSYFHHSIGGYHAAKPKRLQELFDYQISKGNMEVLNMLNVKYVLLRDEKGQTRPMQNEDALGNAWFVSELKNVKTNDEMMANLTKLNPKKEAIILADDIAKSSFKTKAEFAADSTATISLKSYQPNKLVYESNNQNAGFAVFSEMHYPYGWKATIDGKEEEYYRVNYLLRGMPIPAGKHTIVFEFEPEVVTTGSTIALMGNILLVLLLLGGIFWEIKTRRTQ; encoded by the coding sequence ATGAAGAAATTAATACCTCATTTCGTAGCTATCGGGCTATTTATTGTCATTTCATTAGCCTTCTTTTATCCTGTTTTACAAGGAAAAGCCATTTTTCAGAGCGACATTGTACAATACACGGGAATGGCAAAAGAACGTAATGATTTTCGAGCATCCGAAAAAAAAGAATCATATTGGACAAACAGTGCTTTTGGCGGAATGCCCACATATCAGCTTGGAGCCAATTATCCGTACGACTTCATAAAAAAAGTAGATAAAGCTATTCGTTTTTTGCCTCGTCCTGCTGATTATCTATTTCTTTATTTTATAGGTTTTTACATCTTATTATTGACATTAAAAATTGATACCAGAACTGCGTTTTTAGGAGCGGTGGCGTTTGGCTTTTCTACCTACTTGATTATCATTCTGGGAGTGGGACATAATGCTAAAGCACACGCAATAGGTTACTTTGCTCCAATTTTGGCTGGTATCCTATTGGTTTTCAACAAAAAATATTTCTGGGGAGGATTGCTTACTGCTTTGGCTTTGGCTTTGGAAATCAATGCCAACCACTTCCAGATGACATATTACCTAATGCTATTGGTTCTCATTTTAGGAGGATTTATGCTATACAAATCACTGAAAACCAAAACTATACCTCAATTCCTAAAAGCAAAAGCCGTGCTTTTGGTGGCTGCCCTGCTGAGCTTGCTTTCCAACGCTACTTCTCTGTTGGCTACACAGGAATACACCAAATGGAGTACACGAGGAAAATCTGAACTGACAATAACCCCAGAAGGAACTCCAAAGACAAACAACGGATTATCAAAAGAATACATCACAGAATACAGCTACGGAATCGCGGAATCACTGAACTTAATTGTCCCAAGGTTATTTGGTGGCTCCAATAACGAAGCTTTAGGAGAAAACTCGAATACATATCAATTTTTAGTAAAACAGGGTGTTCCTTCTTCTCAGGCGTTGGAATTTGCAGACGGATTGCCTACCTATTGGGGAAATCAGCCCATAGTTGCTGCCCCTGCTTACATCGGAGCGGTTATTTTTTTCCTTTTTGTATTGTCTTTATTTTTGGTCAAAGGCTACAAAAAATGGTGGCTTTTGGGCGGAACTATTATGGCGTTATTGCTTTCGTGGGGAAAAAATTTCGGTTTCCTAACTGACCTTATGATAGATTATTTCCCGCTGTATGATAAATTCCGTGCCGTTTCATCAATTCAAGTAATTTTGGAATTGTGCGTCCCAATCTTGGCTATGTTAGGATTGTACCAATTCACGAAAAATAACTCAGAGGAAAACAAAAAACCTCTATTCTATTCGTTATGTATTTCTCTGGGAATCTTATTGTTACTATTCCTAACTAAAGGATTCTTTGATTTTAAAGGAGTTAGTGATGCTTTATATGAACAATACTACGGAAAAGAAGTTGTTGCAATGATTATGGAAGACCGCCAATCTATCTACACATCAGACCTTCTCAGAACAATTTTCTTTATATTGCTGACTACTTTGGCGTTGTTTTTATATCAAAATTCCAAAATCCCGAAATGGGGAATGCAGCTCGCTTTGTTACTTCTCGTCATTTTAGATTTGGGAGGTGTCGCAAACAGATACGTAAACAGTTCGGATTTTGTTCAAGCTCGCCAAATGCTTCAACCTTTTCAAGTTACACAGGCAGATAGCCAAATACTTGAAGATGAATCCTATTTCCGTGTGTATGAACCCGAAGTAGGAATTAACGGAGCCAGAACTTCGTATTTTCATCATTCTATCGGAGGATATCACGCAGCCAAACCGAAAAGATTGCAAGAATTGTTTGACTATCAGATTTCTAAAGGAAATATGGAAGTGCTTAATATGCTCAATGTAAAGTACGTACTTCTCCGAGACGAAAAAGGGCAAACGCGTCCGATGCAGAATGAAGATGCTTTAGGAAATGCTTGGTTCGTTTCCGAGCTAAAAAATGTCAAAACAAATGACGAAATGATGGCAAACCTCACTAAATTAAATCCTAAAAAAGAGGCTATCATTTTGGCTGACGATATCGCTAAATCTTCTTTCAAAACAAAAGCTGAATTTGCAGCAGATAGCACAGCCACAATTTCGCTAAAGAGCTATCAGCCAAATAAATTGGTTTATGAAAGTAACAACCAAAATGCAGGATTTGCTGTTTTCTCGGAAATGCACTATCCTTACGGCTGGAAAGCAACTATTGACGGAAAAGAGGAAGAATACTATCGCGTAAATTATCTGTTGCGAGGAATGCCTATTCCTGCGGGAAAACACACAATTGTTTTTGAGTTTGAACCTGAAGTAGTTACAACAGGAAGCACGATTGCCCTAATGGGAAATATCTTGCTTGTTTTATTGCTTTTGGGAGGTATTTTTTGGGAAATTAAAACCAGAAGAACACAGTAA
- a CDS encoding acyltransferase family protein, which yields MKRNELIDLLKGVAIFLVVMGHAVQWLSGYDTSNRLFIAIYSFHMPLFMFLSGFVSFNSRREVKLGKRFQVLVIPFFAWFLVRELIYKYPYRLSSFIDDFQLLLFDPATGRWFLWILFFLCLLLFIALKISKQNEELVLIGMILLLFFVSGVLFTSKPFYGLPELTWYLLFFTLGYLINKHQQIWLKYANNIGLISVFAFPLLVSLIKASGKNTFLEETSLTETTKNILYALHTYAVAIAGIFAFYFIFDKLNKFSFKIKNYFIYLGKLSLEIYVTHYYFYFLIKNLSKLFKRKIKSSKNF from the coding sequence ATGAAACGTAACGAACTTATTGACCTACTCAAAGGGGTGGCTATATTTTTGGTAGTTATGGGGCACGCAGTACAATGGCTTTCTGGCTACGATACCTCAAACCGATTATTCATAGCCATCTACTCGTTTCATATGCCACTATTTATGTTTTTGTCAGGATTTGTTTCTTTCAATTCAAGAAGAGAAGTGAAACTCGGCAAACGATTTCAAGTGCTTGTCATTCCGTTTTTTGCGTGGTTTTTAGTTCGTGAATTGATATACAAATATCCGTATCGTTTATCGTCTTTTATTGATGATTTTCAATTACTTTTGTTCGACCCTGCAACGGGAAGATGGTTTCTGTGGATATTATTTTTTCTTTGTCTTTTATTATTTATAGCATTGAAAATAAGCAAACAGAATGAAGAATTGGTTTTAATCGGAATGATTTTACTTCTGTTTTTCGTTAGCGGAGTTCTCTTTACTTCCAAACCTTTTTACGGTTTGCCTGAACTGACTTGGTATTTGCTGTTTTTCACCTTAGGATACTTAATAAACAAGCATCAACAAATTTGGTTAAAATACGCAAACAATATAGGATTGATTAGCGTTTTTGCTTTTCCTTTGCTTGTTTCATTAATAAAAGCATCAGGAAAAAATACTTTTTTGGAAGAAACTTCACTTACTGAAACCACAAAAAATATACTTTACGCACTTCATACATATGCTGTGGCTATCGCAGGAATTTTCGCTTTTTATTTCATTTTTGACAAATTGAATAAATTCAGCTTTAAAATCAAAAATTATTTCATTTATTTAGGCAAATTATCTCTGGAAATTTACGTAACTCACTATTATTTTTACTTTTTAATAAAAAACCTGTCTAAACTTTTTAAGAGGAAAATTAAAAGTTCCAAGAATTTTTAG
- a CDS encoding IS5 family transposase yields MSKDIIKKWIISHLSIGKRGFKTKFDLSLIFLLIVKRLKTGCQWRELPVEVYFKDQKISYQTVYYYFNKWSKDGSFKRIWLNLLLENRRKLDLSSVQLDGSHTRCRMGGQSVGYQLRKKSKTTNSIFLCDNLGQILAMGSPKSGNHHDLNDIDFVLKEILNLLEEAKIEHKGLFVNADAGFDSRDLKSFLQEKEIIPNIKQNPRNGQNENIYFDEELYKNRFKIERSFAWLDGFKGLIIRYETLNTTWMAMLYLGIILTFIRKV; encoded by the coding sequence TTGAGCAAAGATATAATAAAAAAATGGATTATTTCCCATTTGAGTATTGGAAAAAGAGGATTTAAAACAAAATTTGATTTATCATTAATTTTTCTTCTGATAGTCAAACGATTAAAAACAGGTTGCCAGTGGAGGGAACTTCCGGTAGAAGTGTATTTTAAAGACCAAAAAATAAGCTATCAAACAGTCTATTATTATTTCAATAAATGGAGTAAAGATGGTAGTTTTAAGCGAATTTGGCTTAATTTGTTGCTTGAGAATCGGAGAAAATTAGATTTATCAAGCGTCCAACTTGATGGTAGTCATACTCGATGTCGAATGGGAGGGCAATCTGTTGGTTATCAGTTAAGAAAAAAGTCAAAGACCACGAATTCTATCTTTCTGTGTGATAATTTGGGGCAAATTTTAGCAATGGGTAGTCCAAAATCCGGTAATCATCACGATTTGAATGATATAGACTTTGTTTTAAAAGAGATTTTGAATCTTTTGGAGGAAGCGAAAATAGAGCATAAAGGCTTGTTTGTCAATGCAGATGCAGGTTTTGATAGCCGAGACTTAAAAAGTTTTTTACAGGAAAAAGAAATAATACCTAATATCAAACAAAATCCCAGAAATGGACAAAATGAAAATATTTATTTTGACGAAGAATTATATAAAAATCGGTTTAAAATAGAGAGAAGTTTTGCGTGGCTTGATGGTTTTAAAGGATTGATTATAAGATATGAAACCCTAAACACAACTTGGATGGCTATGTTGTATCTAGGGATTATACTAACATTTATTCGAAAAGTTTAA
- a CDS encoding GlsB/YeaQ/YmgE family stress response membrane protein: MGIIATLIIGAIAGWLGGTIYKGSGLGLIGNIIVGILGSGVGSWLLGSVFNISLGEGWVGSILTGAIGAIVILFLINLIFKKKKNLFKLFE, encoded by the coding sequence ATGGGTATTATTGCAACACTTATTATTGGAGCCATCGCAGGATGGTTAGGAGGAACTATCTATAAAGGTAGTGGATTAGGACTTATCGGGAATATCATTGTTGGTATTCTGGGTAGTGGAGTAGGCTCTTGGCTTTTAGGAAGTGTGTTCAATATCTCACTTGGAGAAGGTTGGGTTGGTTCTATCTTGACGGGAGCCATCGGAGCTATTGTTATCTTATTTTTGATAAATTTGATATTTAAAAAGAAGAAAAACTTGTTTAAACTTTTCGAATAA
- a CDS encoding glycoside hydrolase family 97 protein: MKKLSIFLALIASISINAQQSLKSPDGNLALNFSVQGGKPQYSLSYKGKQVIKPSFLGLELKGENKMEFGTEIHRNDKNAENSLYDNFKLISSNTSTFDETWEPVWGEEKQIRNHYNELEVSLLQEVTDRKLVVRFRLFNDGLGFRYEFPEQKNLIYFVIKEEKTQFAMPEDLTAFWLAGDYDTQEYDYTTSKLSEIRGLHKTAVTSNASQKVFSETGVQTPLMLKSNKEKLYINIHEAALIDYSAMNLDLDDSNFVFQTWLTPDAQGNKGYIQAPSKSPWRTVVVSDDARKILASKLILNLNEPCAIEDTSWIKPVKYMGVWWEMITGKSSWAYADVPSVQLGVTDFSKLTPNGKHAANNENVKRYIDFASKHGFDQLLVEGWNVGWEDWFGKSKDYVFDFVTPYPDFDVKMLNEYARSKNMRLQMHHETSSSIRNYERHLDKAYQFMVDNGYNAVKSGYVGDIIPRGEHHYGQWMVNHYLYAIKKAAEYKIMVNAHESVHMTGLHRTYPNLLAQESARGTEFQAFGGSKPNHTTILPFTRLMGGPMDYTPGIFEMQISKLNPENHSHVNTTLCNQLALYLTMYSPLQMAADLPENYERFLDAFQFIKDVAVDWDRSIYLEAEPGQYITVARKAKGTNNWFVGNVAGYERFHSKIKLDFLDAKKQYIATIYSDAHDADYKTNPQAYTIRKGIVTSKTKLNLTSVPAGGYAISIIEVTNKNQLKGLKKM, from the coding sequence ATGAAAAAATTATCTATTTTTTTAGCATTAATTGCGAGTATTTCAATTAATGCACAGCAATCTTTGAAATCTCCTGACGGGAATTTAGCTTTGAATTTTTCTGTTCAGGGAGGAAAACCACAGTATTCGCTTAGTTATAAAGGAAAACAAGTTATCAAACCGAGTTTTTTGGGATTGGAGCTGAAAGGCGAAAATAAAATGGAATTCGGCACAGAAATTCACAGAAATGATAAAAATGCCGAAAATTCTTTATATGATAACTTCAAATTGATTTCGAGCAATACTTCCACTTTTGATGAGACTTGGGAGCCTGTTTGGGGCGAAGAAAAACAAATTCGTAATCATTACAATGAGTTAGAAGTGTCTTTACTTCAGGAGGTTACGGACAGGAAGTTAGTTGTTCGTTTTCGTTTGTTTAATGATGGATTGGGTTTCCGTTATGAGTTTCCCGAACAAAAGAATCTGATTTATTTTGTTATCAAAGAGGAAAAAACGCAATTCGCGATGCCTGAAGATTTAACCGCTTTTTGGTTGGCTGGCGATTACGATACGCAGGAATACGATTATACTACATCTAAATTGTCGGAAATCAGAGGATTGCATAAAACTGCAGTGACTTCAAATGCTTCACAAAAGGTGTTTTCCGAAACGGGTGTGCAAACTCCTTTAATGCTGAAATCAAATAAAGAGAAATTGTATATTAACATCCACGAGGCTGCGTTGATTGATTATTCGGCAATGAATTTGGATTTGGATGATTCTAATTTCGTGTTTCAAACTTGGCTTACGCCTGATGCTCAGGGAAATAAAGGATATATTCAAGCTCCTTCCAAATCGCCTTGGAGAACTGTTGTGGTAAGTGACGATGCTCGTAAAATATTGGCTTCCAAGCTTATTTTAAATTTGAACGAACCTTGTGCAATTGAGGATACTTCTTGGATTAAGCCTGTTAAATATATGGGAGTTTGGTGGGAGATGATTACCGGAAAAAGTTCTTGGGCGTATGCCGATGTGCCAAGTGTTCAACTTGGAGTTACTGATTTTTCAAAATTGACACCTAACGGAAAACACGCAGCAAACAACGAAAATGTAAAAAGATATATTGATTTCGCTTCAAAACACGGATTTGACCAATTACTTGTAGAAGGCTGGAATGTTGGTTGGGAAGATTGGTTCGGAAAATCAAAGGATTATGTGTTTGATTTTGTCACTCCTTATCCTGATTTTGATGTAAAAATGCTCAATGAATACGCTCGCAGCAAAAATATGAGACTGCAAATGCATCACGAAACTTCAAGTTCTATCCGAAATTATGAGCGTCATCTGGATAAAGCATATCAATTTATGGTGGATAACGGTTATAATGCAGTGAAAAGCGGTTACGTGGGCGATATTATTCCGCGTGGAGAGCATCATTACGGGCAGTGGATGGTAAATCACTATCTATATGCCATTAAAAAAGCTGCAGAATATAAAATTATGGTTAATGCTCACGAATCGGTTCATATGACAGGTTTGCACAGAACGTATCCTAATTTGCTGGCACAAGAATCGGCTCGCGGAACAGAGTTTCAGGCTTTTGGAGGAAGCAAACCTAATCACACCACTATTTTGCCTTTTACCCGATTGATGGGAGGACCTATGGACTACACTCCGGGAATTTTTGAAATGCAAATTAGTAAGCTGAATCCTGAGAATCATTCGCACGTAAATACTACTTTGTGTAATCAGTTGGCTTTATACCTTACAATGTACAGCCCTTTGCAAATGGCTGCGGATTTGCCAGAGAATTATGAACGTTTCTTAGATGCCTTCCAATTCATTAAAGATGTTGCGGTAGATTGGGACAGAAGCATTTATTTAGAAGCTGAACCGGGGCAATACATAACTGTTGCTCGAAAAGCAAAAGGCACTAATAACTGGTTTGTTGGAAATGTGGCTGGTTACGAGCGTTTTCATTCAAAAATAAAATTAGATTTCTTAGATGCCAAAAAACAGTATATTGCTACTATTTATAGCGATGCTCACGATGCTGATTATAAGACTAATCCGCAGGCGTACACTATCCGAAAAGGAATTGTAACCTCAAAAACGAAATTGAATCTTACTTCCGTTCCTGCCGGTGGATATGCAATTAGCATCATTGAAGTAACTAATAAAAATCAATTAAAAGGATTGAAAAAAATGTAA
- the gldD gene encoding gliding motility lipoprotein GldD has translation MKNIVFILLIFSLLFFASCGGETFPKPKAALRLEYPQAEYKKYSNNSDCSFTFDVNSLSHVKQKGKSCDLDIEYPKMKATIYLSYKKVDNNIRNLLRDAQKFTYDHTIKADNIASTVFVNDTTRVYGMFYQVYGNAASQAQFYATDSVSNFISGSVYFKVTPNYDSIQPASNYLEKDVRRIMESLKWD, from the coding sequence ATGAAGAATATTGTATTTATATTGCTGATATTTAGTCTTTTATTTTTTGCTTCTTGCGGTGGAGAAACTTTTCCAAAACCGAAGGCTGCTCTTCGTTTGGAATATCCGCAAGCCGAATACAAGAAATATTCCAACAATTCCGATTGTTCGTTTACATTTGATGTAAATTCACTTTCGCACGTAAAACAAAAAGGAAAATCTTGTGATTTAGATATTGAATATCCTAAGATGAAAGCTACTATCTATCTGTCGTACAAGAAAGTAGATAACAATATTCGCAATTTGTTGCGTGATGCACAAAAATTTACGTATGACCACACCATTAAGGCGGACAATATTGCTTCAACCGTTTTTGTAAATGATACTACTCGAGTTTATGGAATGTTCTATCAAGTTTACGGAAATGCAGCTTCTCAGGCTCAGTTTTATGCAACGGATAGTGTTTCAAACTTCATTTCGGGTTCGGTTTATTTTAAAGTGACGCCAAATTACGATTCCATTCAGCCAGCCAGCAATTATTTGGAGAAAGATGTTCGTCGAATTATGGAAAGTTTAAAATGGGATTAA